The following is a genomic window from Candidatus Bathyarchaeota archaeon.
AAGCAACTCAGAGTCCTGTGCGGGTTCATGTGTAATCGGCGTTACGGTTGTAATCTGCATGCCAGTCATGGTGCAGGCTTCAATGAGGGAGTTGCACACATTATTGTGGACACCGATGTAAACCAGCTTTAACCCTTTCATCCTGCCCTTATGCTCTTTTACTGTCATCAGATCAGCGATAGCTTGGCAAGGATGATACTTATCGTCACAACCATTAATCACAGGCACCTGTGACGCTGAAGCCATTTTCATCAAGTCGACGTTTCTTTTCAGCCGCGCCATGATGCAGTCGACGTTGCGCGAAAGATACTTAACCTCATCGCTTATGTCTGCCAGCTTGAATTGGGTTGTCAGCCAGTCCATGTAGAGGGCGTGACCGCCCAGTTGAGCCATAGCAACTTCAAAGGAAACGCGTGTTCTAGTGGATGTTTTCTGAAAAATCATGGCTAAAGATTTGTCCTGCAAAGCAGTTCGATATTTTGCAGGTTCTTTTTTAATCTCTATTGCCTTGTCAATAAGAAACTCAACCTCTTGTGAAGTCCAATCTTTAAAATTTATCAAGTGTCTCATATTGCATCCTCAGTCTTTTTTCAAAAGCCAGAGCCAGATGATATAAGCTTTATGGAAACCCTTAAACCCTATTGACAACTTCAGAAATGAATGACGGAGCACAGCGGATGATTCTCATAGTTGCTTCAGCAAAAGACGTTGCAAGTATGAATATTCGACAACAACTGCTTGCCCACTACGACTTTGAGGAGTCTACAGAGAAATTTCACAACACCCCAGTCTACTACATGACAATTGGCGACAATGAGATGAAGCTTGTAACAATCAAAGAAGAATCAATCTACTACCAAACCATCACAAACAACTTCAACCCCCAACTCATAATCTACATTTCACGCCACAGCAGCAAAAGCGGCACCCCAACGCTCTCAGTCCACACACCAGGCAATCTAACAGATCAAGCCCAAAAAGGTGGCATACCAAGAAAAACATCCATAGCACCAGCAAACGCAATGAAAGAAGCTTTAATGGAAATGGCACAA
Proteins encoded in this region:
- a CDS encoding ornithine carbamoyltransferase (catalyzes the formation of L-citrulline from carbamoyl phosphate and L-ornithine in arginine biosynthesis and degradation) is translated as MRHLINFKDWTSQEVEFLIDKAIEIKKEPAKYRTALQDKSLAMIFQKTSTRTRVSFEVAMAQLGGHALYMDWLTTQFKLADISDEVKYLSRNVDCIMARLKRNVDLMKMASASQVPVINGCDDKYHPCQAIADLMTVKEHKGRMKGLKLVYIGVHNNVCNSLIEACTMTGMQITTVTPITHEPAQDSELL